GCAGCCTGAAGTGATCGCCCCGGCAAACCGACCGTCTGGTGCTACCGCGAGCGTGGCTCCGGGGTTGCGATAAGCCGGCCCCTCAGTCCCGGTCAGCACGGCGATAACCGTGCCCCTGCCCCAAATTGCGGCCATGTCCCACGGGTCCAGGAGGGCCGGATGGCCCATGGCGACCTCCCCTATCTCGGGCGGATGGCAGATCATGCGCCCCCCTCAGAGTTGCAGGCAGAGGTATTTCACCTCGATATAGTCCTCTATCCCGTATTTCGAACCTTCACGGCCCTGCCCGCTTTCTTTGACACCGCCGAACGGCGCCGCCTCGTTCGAGATCAGGCCGGTGTTCACCCCGACCATTCCATATTCCAGCTTTTCGGCGACGCGGAACACCCGGCCGATGTCGCGCCCGTAGAAATAGGAGGCCAGTCCGAAGGGGGTGTCATTGGCCAGTGCCACGACCTCGGCCTCGGTTTCGAAGCGGAAGACCGGCGCGACGGGGCCAAAGATCTCTTCGTCGAAAAAGGCCATGTCGCGTCGGGTACCGGTGACGACCGTGGGCTGAAAGAACGTACCGCCAAGCGCATGGGGCTGGCCACCGGTGGCGATAGTCGCACCCTTTTCCCGGGCGTCGGCCAGCAACTCCTGCACCTTCCTGACGGCGGCCACGTCGATCAGCGGCCCGATCTCGATCCCCGGCTCTGTCCCCTTCCCCACCTTCAGCGCAGAAACCCGCGCGGCCAGCTTTTCGACAAAGGCATCATGCACCCCTGCCTGCACAAACAGCCGGTTGGCGCAGACGCAGGTCTGCCCGGCATTGCGATATTTCGAGATCATCGCCCCTTCGACCGCCGCGCCCAGATCTGCATCGTCAAAAACGATGAACGGGGCATTGCCGCCCAGTTCCATCGAGGTCCGCTTCACCGTATCGGCGCATTGCCGCATCAATTCCTTGCCAACTTCTGTGGATCCGGTGAACGAGAGCTTGCGGATCGTGGGGTTGGAGGTGAGTTCGGCACCGATCTCGCGCGCGGATCCTGTCACGACCGAAAGAACCCCGGACGGAACCCCCGCACGCTCAGCCAGAACTGCCAGCGCAAGGGCTGTGAGGGGGGTCTGGCTGGCGGGTTTCAGAACCATGGCGCAGCCCGCAGCCAGAGCCGGAGCGATCTTGCGGGTGATCATCGCGGCCGGGAAGTTCCAGGGCGTGATCGCCGCCGTCACCCCGACGGGCTGTTTCAGCACGATGATGCGCCGGTCGGGGGCCGGGCCGGGGATGGTGTCACCGTAAAGCCTCTTCGCCTCTTCGGCGAACCATTCGATATAGGCGGCGCCATAGGCAATCTCGCCTTTCGCTTCGGCCAGCGGCTTGCCCTGTTCGCTGGTCAGGATCAGCGCAAGATCATCGGTCGCCGCCGTCACCAGATCGAACCAGCGGCGCAGGATAGCGGTGCGGTCCTTCGCGGGCCGGGCGGCCCAAGGTTCCTGCGCGATCCGGGCGGCCTCGATGGCCTTAGCAACTTCGGCCCGGCTGACCGATGGCACGGTGCCGATCACTGCGCCGGTGGCCGGGTCGGTCACTGCGATGGTCTTGCCGCTTTCCGCCGTCGCCCATGCGCCTGCGATCAGGTTGCGGCATTTCAGCAGGGAAGGATCGTTCAGCTTCATTTCACAAGTCCCTCAAGGGCGGACCGCACATCCGCAGGAATCGGACAGGGCCGATGGGTCGCGGCATCCACATACACATGGATGAAGAACCCCTCGGCCGAGGCCGTGTCGCTGTCGTCAGCAAACAGCGCCAGCTCATAGCGCACCGAGGAGTTGCCCAGCTTCGCCACCCGCATCCCCGCAGTGATCCGCTGCGGATAGGACATCTCGCCGTGGTAGCGGCAGCCGGTTTCGGCAACGAGGCCGATGGAAGGGCTGGCCCTGGTGTCCAGCAACCCAGCACGGATCAGCCATTCGTTCACGGTGGTATCGAACAGCTTGTAATGGACCACGTTGTTCAGGTGGCCATAGACGTCATTGTCGCTCCACCGCGTGGTGTGGCTTTGGAAATAGGCGTAATCGGCGCGTGTTCCGGGGGGGGTCCGCATATCACCAGGCCTCCGTATAGATCGCCAGCGCATCCGCTTCGGTCACCGGACGCGGGTTGTTGACCAGAAGGCGCTGCTGTTTCATCGCATCTGCCGCCATGCGCGGGAGGGCGTCTTCCGGAATGCCCACATCGCGCAGGCGCTGCGGCATCTGCAGCCGGCCGCTCAACGCCTGAAGTTCGCGCAGGAAAGCCTCGGCCCGGGTATCGAGCGGATGGTCAGCCAATTGCGGGAAGGCATCAGCGGCGATCTCCGCATAGGTCTCCGCCGCTATAGGCAGGTTGAAGCGCAGCACCGACGCCAGGACCAGCGCGTTCGACAGCCCATGCGGGATATGGAAGATGCCGCCCACCGGGTAGGCCAGCGCATGCACCGCCGCGACCGGCGAATTGGCAAAGGCCTGACCGGCCAGCATGGACCCCAGAAGCATCGCTTCCCGCGCGGCCACGTCCGAGCCATCGCGCATGGCGGTCTCGATATTGGCGCCCAGCAGGCGCAGCGCCTCACGCGCCAGCATCCGCGACAGGGGGTTGTTGTTGGCATTGGCCGAGGCATAGGCCTCGATCGCATGGACCATGGCATCCACCCCGGTCGCCGCCGTGATCGACGCGGGGAGGCCCAGCGTCAGTTCAGCATCCAGGAGGGCGATGTCGGGCAGGATCAG
This genomic window from Rhodobacter sp. 24-YEA-8 contains:
- a CDS encoding NAD-dependent succinate-semialdehyde dehydrogenase, producing MKLNDPSLLKCRNLIAGAWATAESGKTIAVTDPATGAVIGTVPSVSRAEVAKAIEAARIAQEPWAARPAKDRTAILRRWFDLVTAATDDLALILTSEQGKPLAEAKGEIAYGAAYIEWFAEEAKRLYGDTIPGPAPDRRIIVLKQPVGVTAAITPWNFPAAMITRKIAPALAAGCAMVLKPASQTPLTALALAVLAERAGVPSGVLSVVTGSAREIGAELTSNPTIRKLSFTGSTEVGKELMRQCADTVKRTSMELGGNAPFIVFDDADLGAAVEGAMISKYRNAGQTCVCANRLFVQAGVHDAFVEKLAARVSALKVGKGTEPGIEIGPLIDVAAVRKVQELLADAREKGATIATGGQPHALGGTFFQPTVVTGTRRDMAFFDEEIFGPVAPVFRFETEAEVVALANDTPFGLASYFYGRDIGRVFRVAEKLEYGMVGVNTGLISNEAAPFGGVKESGQGREGSKYGIEDYIEVKYLCLQL
- a CDS encoding thioesterase family protein, which codes for MRTPPGTRADYAYFQSHTTRWSDNDVYGHLNNVVHYKLFDTTVNEWLIRAGLLDTRASPSIGLVAETGCRYHGEMSYPQRITAGMRVAKLGNSSVRYELALFADDSDTASAEGFFIHVYVDAATHRPCPIPADVRSALEGLVK
- a CDS encoding iron-containing alcohol dehydrogenase, with product MNPFTFNTTKSILCRPGAAAELDRHAGALLGPRVLVVTDPGLRKLGLTDPAIAALRGAGHEVTIFDAVEADPSVATLMATLEAGHAAEATGILGFGGGSSLDVAKVAALLLGSDQPLDEAWGVGNARGPRLPLVLVPTTAGTGSEVTPVAILTVGGEEKRGVSTPLILPDIALLDAELTLGLPASITAATGVDAMVHAIEAYASANANNNPLSRMLAREALRLLGANIETAMRDGSDVAAREAMLLGSMLAGQAFANSPVAAVHALAYPVGGIFHIPHGLSNALVLASVLRFNLPIAAETYAEIAADAFPQLADHPLDTRAEAFLRELQALSGRLQMPQRLRDVGIPEDALPRMAADAMKQQRLLVNNPRPVTEADALAIYTEAW